Part of the Deltaproteobacteria bacterium genome is shown below.
TCGGCAAAGCCGACCGGCAACCGGAAAGGCCGGATGGCGGTCGGTCGCGTGATTCCTGGTCAGGCTGATGCCGCCTGTTTTTTCATGATGTGATTCAGCAGACCGCCGTCGGCGATCAGTTCCTGCATGAAGGGCGGAATGGGCGTGATCTTGAGCGATTCATCTTCCGTACCGGAAATGGTAATGAGCCCTGTATCACCGTTTACCGAAACAACGGCTCCTTCTTCGACTTTCCCGTAAAGTTCCTTCGACTCAAAAATGGGGAGACCCATATTGAAGGCATTCCGATAAAAAATACGTGCAAAGCTCTTGGCAATAACGCAGGCTACCCCGGCAGCCTTGATGGCGATGGGGGCATGTTCCCTTGAAGAACCGCAACCAAAGTTTTCACCTGCCACAATAATGTCCCCGGGCTTTACCTTTTTGGGGAAATCGGGATCGGCGTCCTCCATGCAGTGGGAAGCGAGGCTAGCATGGTCCGTCGTGTTCAGATAACGGGCCGGAATGATGGCGTCCGTATCGATATTGTCACCGAACTTCCAAATCTTTCCTTGAAATTTCATCATCTTTTTCCTTCTGCGTAAGAGAAATTAGTT
Proteins encoded:
- a CDS encoding 3-isopropylmalate dehydratase small subunit — translated: MKFQGKIWKFGDNIDTDAIIPARYLNTTDHASLASHCMEDADPDFPKKVKPGDIIVAGENFGCGSSREHAPIAIKAAGVACVIAKSFARIFYRNAFNMGLPIFESKELYGKVEEGAVVSVNGDTGLITISGTEDESLKITPIPPFMQELIADGGLLNHIMKKQAASA